The Fibrobacter sp. UWR4 DNA window AATTTGCTCGTGATGACTGCAAAATCGGCATCCTTCAACAGCACAAGATTTGCATAGACACATTTAACAGAGTTTTAACATGAACACTTTCAAGAAAATCACAATCACCAGCGCGGTCGCTTTTGCGCTGTTCGCCTTTAACGCCTGCGGCGATGACTCCAACTCCACCAGCGCATCTGGTGAAAACAGTTCCCTGAGTTCCGCTGTTGAGGACGATGAATCGTCCTCCAGCATCAACGGCGACTCTTCCTCTTCTGTCACTCCGGGTTCTTCTTCAAGTGTCATCCCGAGCGATAGCGAAGATTCTAACAGTTCCTCTAGCGTAAAAGTCAATGGAAAGTCAAGTTCTTCTGTGAACAAGGTTGTAAGCAGTTCGTCAAATACTAATGATGTTTCCTCCAGCTCTCGTAGAGCAAAATGTGAAAACGATTCTGTTTTTGTTGATACCGTGGCAAACTACATTGTTACCTATAAGTGCGTAGATGGTGCTTGGGATGTTTTAGAAATGATTAAAATTGATGTTGAAGTTCCTGACCCTCATTACGATATGTCTGAGCAATTTAAGTTTAATAGTATGGAAAATAAAAATGCAGGTGAAGATTTTACCGACTCTCGAGATGGTCAGATATATAAAACAATCAACATCCTAAAGCCTTCGTCAAATGAGATTGCCTTCCGAGCTTTTGCCGAAAATCTAAACTTCGGAACTCAAATCAAAAGTAACGAAATCAACTCCGACGATTCTAAGGTGGAGAAATATTGTTATAACGACGATTCCTGGTACTGTGATAACGGATTTGGAGGACTCTACACCTGGAGCGAGGCCATGGGGTTCCACAAGGCCTGTGACACGACTTTTGTTGGAACAACGGAAAGCTGCCCCGACATGATTGATACCACTGCAGAACATTATTCTAATCCAGAATTGGCTTTTAATTATGCTCAGCACAGGGGAATTTGCCCCGAAGGGTGGCATATCATGAATTTAAATGAGTGGAAGGTGATGAAAGAAAAATCAGATCGCTCGCTAAAATCTAGGCTTGTTTGGGGAGGTTCTGATGCCTATAACTCCACAGGCATGTCTGCCTTGCCTGTAGGAAAAGTTGATGCAGGTGAATTTAAGTATTTCGGAGAACACACATATTTCTGGCATCCAAAAGAATTCGCTACCGATGAACGAGGGGCAAAATCAACGTTGATTGCCGACAATCTGTGGAACATTGAATCCAATGCAGATAAATCCTATGCGTATTCTGTTCGCTGTGTAGAAAACTACAAAAAGTAAAAATTTTAACTAAGACGAAAGTTGTCTTTTGGGTTTTTATGCCAAACTTTAAGAAGAATCCCAAGCCGCGTCTAAGAAAATCAGCAAGGAAAATTTGCTCGTGATGACTGCAAGATCGGCATCCATCAACACCGCAAGATTTGCATAGACACACCGACGGAAGCCGACATGAAAGCCTTCAAGAAAAACATCCCTGTCGGTTCCACATTGCTTTCGCGTTAGGCCCCGCCGCCCGTATGGGTTAGGACTCGCGCGGCGCTTGCCTTGTGCAGTTT harbors:
- a CDS encoding FISUMP domain-containing protein encodes the protein MNTFKKITITSAVAFALFAFNACGDDSNSTSASGENSSLSSAVEDDESSSSINGDSSSSVTPGSSSSVIPSDSEDSNSSSSVKVNGKSSSSVNKVVSSSSNTNDVSSSSRRAKCENDSVFVDTVANYIVTYKCVDGAWDVLEMIKIDVEVPDPHYDMSEQFKFNSMENKNAGEDFTDSRDGQIYKTINILKPSSNEIAFRAFAENLNFGTQIKSNEINSDDSKVEKYCYNDDSWYCDNGFGGLYTWSEAMGFHKACDTTFVGTTESCPDMIDTTAEHYSNPELAFNYAQHRGICPEGWHIMNLNEWKVMKEKSDRSLKSRLVWGGSDAYNSTGMSALPVGKVDAGEFKYFGEHTYFWHPKEFATDERGAKSTLIADNLWNIESNADKSYAYSVRCVENYKK